One region of Gottschalkia purinilytica genomic DNA includes:
- the truB gene encoding tRNA pseudouridine(55) synthase TruB has protein sequence MNGIINVLKPSNMTSHDVVSFIRKKLNIKKVGHTGTLDPNAAGVLPICVGKATRVSQYFNDFNKSYRGELTLGYSTDTQDKYGTIIEKNEDIFVDEDEIKNVFNKFTGKINQIPPMYSALKYKGKKLYELAREGKTIERDSREVTIYDLKILKNYENRRILFDVKCSKGTYVRTLCEDIGRELGTLGHMSFLMRTGVGNFSIEEAFTLEEISEIASKNEIESIMKPLDSALLQYQKIILKENLLSVVKNGGKITLNNDIIEGYKLNEILRVYAGETFIGIGTIRESDNCILLKMEKVLL, from the coding sequence ATGAATGGTATAATTAATGTTTTAAAACCTTCTAACATGACATCACATGATGTTGTTAGTTTTATTAGAAAAAAGTTAAATATTAAAAAAGTTGGGCACACTGGTACTTTAGACCCTAATGCAGCTGGTGTGCTTCCTATTTGTGTTGGAAAAGCTACTAGAGTATCTCAATACTTCAATGATTTTAATAAAAGTTATAGAGGAGAACTTACACTGGGATACTCTACTGATACACAAGATAAATATGGTACTATAATAGAAAAAAACGAAGACATTTTTGTAGATGAAGATGAAATCAAAAATGTATTTAACAAGTTTACTGGTAAAATAAATCAAATACCACCCATGTATTCTGCTTTAAAATATAAGGGAAAAAAACTTTATGAACTTGCAAGAGAAGGAAAAACTATAGAAAGAGACTCAAGGGAAGTAACTATATACGATTTGAAAATTCTAAAAAATTATGAAAATAGACGGATATTATTTGATGTAAAATGTTCAAAAGGAACCTATGTTAGAACTCTGTGTGAGGACATAGGAAGAGAACTAGGTACTCTTGGCCATATGTCTTTTTTAATGCGAACAGGTGTTGGAAACTTTAGTATAGAAGAAGCATTTACATTAGAAGAAATATCTGAAATAGCGAGTAAAAATGAAATTGAATCTATTATGAAACCTTTGGATAGTGCTTTATTACAATATCAGAAGATAATATTAAAGGAAAATCTTCTTAGTGTTGTTAAAAATGGAGGGAAAATAACACTAAATAATGATATTATAGAAGGGTATAAGCTAAATGAAATATTAAGAGTATATGCTGGAGAAACTTTCATAGGAATTGGTACAATAAGAGAAAGTGATAATTGTATTCTCTTAAAAATGGAAAAAGTACTGCTATAA
- a CDS encoding bifunctional riboflavin kinase/FAD synthetase — translation MKIILNKDENVEYRTGVALGNFDGIHIGHKHLISTMKSKSVERNLVPAVFTFNNNCTQMKTKNKCNTLISDKQKAEIIDDLGVDVLYMVNFDDEFRRMTPEDFIRDIIVKKLNAKLVVVGFDFRFGYKAEGDSNYLMQAASKYGFECLVIEPITNNKQVISSTHIRDLIKNGDIREANLLLGRPYTMRGTVIGGKGRGKGLGFATANIDCEIDYLPPKFGVYKTYTVYKGKEYLSITNVGRNPTFEDIIFSIETHILDFDMDIYGEQIQIKFIEFIRDEKKFDNVQALISQVISDIDTVRVNK, via the coding sequence ATGAAAATTATACTAAATAAAGATGAAAATGTAGAATATAGAACTGGTGTAGCCTTAGGAAATTTTGATGGTATCCATATAGGTCATAAACATTTAATTTCAACCATGAAATCGAAAAGTGTGGAAAGAAATTTAGTTCCTGCTGTTTTTACCTTCAATAATAATTGCACTCAAATGAAGACAAAAAATAAATGTAATACCCTTATAAGTGATAAACAAAAAGCTGAAATTATAGATGATTTAGGAGTAGACGTTTTGTATATGGTTAACTTTGACGATGAATTTAGACGTATGACTCCTGAGGACTTTATAAGAGATATAATTGTTAAAAAATTAAATGCTAAACTTGTAGTTGTTGGATTTGACTTTAGATTTGGATACAAAGCAGAAGGTGATAGTAATTACTTAATGCAAGCTGCTTCAAAGTATGGATTTGAATGTTTGGTTATTGAACCTATAACTAACAATAAACAAGTGATTAGTAGCACTCATATTAGGGATTTAATAAAAAATGGAGATATAAGAGAGGCAAACTTGTTATTAGGAAGACCATATACAATGAGAGGCACAGTTATAGGAGGAAAAGGAAGAGGTAAAGGATTAGGTTTTGCAACGGCAAATATTGATTGTGAAATAGACTATTTACCTCCAAAGTTTGGAGTATATAAAACTTATACAGTGTATAAGGGAAAAGAATATTTGAGTATAACAAATGTAGGACGTAATCCAACGTTTGAGGATATAATTTTCAGTATAGAAACACATATATTAGATTTTGATATGGATATATATGGAGAGCAAATACAGATTAAATTTATAGAATTTATAAGAGATGAAAAGAAATTTGATAATGTACAAGCACTTATAAGTCAGGTTATAAGTGATATTGATACGGTTAGAGTAAATAAATAA
- the rpsO gene encoding 30S ribosomal protein S15, with amino-acid sequence MNLSKEEKASIIQEYKTHEGDTGSPEVQIAILTHRINKLNEHLKVHKKDHHSRRGLLKMVGQRRGLQNYLEKTDIERYRSLIQRLGLRR; translated from the coding sequence ATGAATTTAAGTAAAGAGGAAAAAGCAAGTATAATACAAGAATATAAAACTCATGAAGGAGATACTGGTTCTCCAGAAGTTCAAATTGCTATTTTAACTCACAGAATTAATAAGTTAAATGAACACTTAAAAGTTCATAAAAAAGATCATCATTCAAGAAGAGGACTTTTAAAAATGGTAGGACAAAGAAGAGGTCTTCAAAACTACTTAGAAAAAACTGATATTGAAAGATATCGTAGCCTAATACAAAGATTAGGATTAAGACGTTAA
- a CDS encoding polyribonucleotide nucleotidyltransferase, with product MEKTFECMLAGRKLSVTINKVAEQANGACLVRYGDTVVLVTAVASKEPKEGIDFFPLSVDYEERLYAVGKIPGGFIKREGKPSEKAILTSRLIDRPIRPLFPKDYRNDVQVIACVLSVDQDCTPDIVSMIGSSIALTISDIPFGGPTGSVCVGLIDGKFVINPTGEEREITDLNLVVSGTEDAIMMVEAGSNEISEEIMLEAIMTGHEEIKKICRFIDDIRNEVGKEKKEYKAFKVEEELEKEVREYATEKMTSAIQTVDKQERQDNMDKVKEEVIEYFIEKYPENEKDIGEVLYSIIKEEVRRLILEEGIRPDNRKVDEIRKITSEVGILPRTHGSGLFTRGQTQVLTVATLGAASDVQIIDGLGEEESKRYMHHYNFPPYSVGEARFLRGPGRREIGHGALAERALEPVIPSVEEFPYTIRLVSEVLSSNGSTSQASVCGSTLALLDAGVPISSPVAGIAMGLMKGNDKVAILTDIQGMEDFLGDMDFKVAGTEKGITAIQMDIKIAGIDREILKEALERAKQGRFFILNKMNEVISTPRKELSPYAPRLFTINVNPDKIRDIIGPGGKTIKKIIDETGVKIDTEDDGKITIASETVEMGEKAIEIIQGIIKEVEVGDIYLGKVTRIVSFGAFVEILNGKEGLVHISNISRERVNKVEDVLSIGDEILVKVTEIDNQGRVNLSRKELLPKEDKNENKEEK from the coding sequence ATGGAGAAAACCTTTGAATGTATGCTTGCTGGTAGAAAGCTTTCTGTAACTATTAATAAAGTTGCTGAACAGGCAAATGGAGCTTGTCTAGTAAGATATGGAGATACAGTAGTACTTGTTACAGCAGTAGCTTCTAAAGAGCCAAAAGAAGGAATAGATTTTTTCCCGTTAAGTGTTGACTATGAAGAAAGATTATATGCAGTAGGAAAAATACCTGGTGGATTTATAAAAAGAGAAGGTAAACCAAGTGAAAAGGCTATTTTAACTTCAAGGCTTATAGATAGACCTATAAGACCGTTATTCCCAAAAGATTATAGAAACGATGTTCAAGTAATAGCGTGTGTTTTATCAGTAGATCAAGATTGTACTCCTGACATAGTATCTATGATAGGATCGTCTATTGCTTTAACAATATCAGATATACCTTTTGGAGGACCAACAGGATCAGTTTGTGTAGGATTAATAGATGGTAAATTTGTTATAAATCCTACTGGCGAAGAAAGAGAAATAACTGATCTAAATTTAGTAGTATCAGGAACTGAAGATGCTATTATGATGGTTGAAGCTGGATCTAATGAAATTTCAGAAGAAATTATGTTAGAAGCAATTATGACAGGCCATGAAGAAATAAAAAAGATATGTAGATTTATTGATGATATAAGAAATGAAGTAGGAAAAGAAAAGAAAGAATATAAGGCTTTTAAGGTAGAAGAAGAACTTGAAAAAGAAGTAAGAGAGTATGCTACTGAGAAAATGACATCAGCTATTCAAACAGTAGATAAACAAGAAAGACAAGATAATATGGATAAGGTGAAAGAAGAAGTAATTGAATACTTCATAGAAAAGTATCCAGAAAACGAAAAAGATATTGGAGAAGTACTTTATAGCATAATTAAAGAAGAAGTAAGAAGACTTATTCTTGAGGAAGGTATAAGACCTGATAACAGAAAGGTAGATGAAATTAGAAAGATAACTAGTGAAGTAGGAATTCTACCAAGAACACATGGTTCAGGACTATTTACAAGAGGTCAGACTCAAGTTCTTACAGTTGCAACGCTAGGAGCTGCAAGTGATGTACAGATAATAGATGGACTAGGAGAAGAGGAATCTAAAAGATATATGCATCATTACAACTTCCCACCTTATAGTGTAGGTGAAGCTAGATTCTTAAGAGGACCTGGAAGAAGAGAAATAGGTCATGGTGCTTTAGCAGAAAGAGCTTTAGAACCTGTTATACCTAGTGTTGAAGAGTTTCCTTATACAATAAGATTAGTTTCAGAAGTTTTAAGTTCTAATGGATCTACTTCTCAAGCTAGCGTTTGTGGTAGTACATTAGCGTTACTAGATGCAGGAGTTCCTATATCATCACCAGTTGCTGGTATAGCTATGGGACTTATGAAAGGTAACGACAAGGTTGCTATATTAACAGATATACAAGGAATGGAAGATTTCTTAGGAGACATGGATTTTAAAGTAGCTGGAACTGAAAAAGGAATTACTGCAATTCAAATGGATATAAAAATAGCAGGTATAGATAGAGAAATATTGAAAGAAGCTTTAGAGAGAGCTAAACAAGGAAGATTTTTTATACTAAATAAAATGAATGAAGTGATCTCAACGCCAAGAAAAGAATTGTCACCTTATGCACCTAGGTTATTTACTATAAACGTAAACCCAGATAAAATTAGAGATATAATAGGACCTGGTGGAAAAACAATTAAGAAGATAATAGATGAGACTGGAGTAAAAATAGATACAGAAGACGATGGAAAAATTACTATTGCTTCAGAAACTGTTGAAATGGGTGAAAAAGCTATAGAGATTATTCAAGGAATAATTAAAGAAGTAGAAGTAGGAGATATATATTTAGGTAAAGTTACAAGAATAGTATCATTTGGCGCATTTGTTGAAATATTAAATGGAAAAGAAGGATTAGTTCATATATCTAATATTTCAAGAGAAAGAGTAAATAAAGTTGAAGATGTGTTATCTATAGGAGATGAAATACTAGTTAAGGTTACTGAAATAGATAACCAAGGAAGAGTAAACTTATCTAGAAAAGAACTTTTACCTAAGGAAGATAAAAACGAAAACAAAGAAGAGAAATAG
- a CDS encoding polysaccharide deacetylase family protein, translating to MKLFYIRYKTLYKVVLALVILMVILVFSIIGIKSRSSKETFYNDDVIYKGTKDTKTIAFACNIDWGEEHIPKMLDIFKENKINITFFPTGRWAEKNPDLLKDIHKSGNEIGNHGFTHRDYDKLDYQQNKEEISKSHDTIKGIIKVEPKHFAPPSGAFNDSTVKAAKELNYNVIMWSVDTIDWRKDSTRDIIVDRVVSKAHNSAIVLMHPTEETVKALPIMIQSLKEKGYKIGKISDIID from the coding sequence ATGAAGTTATTTTACATAAGATATAAAACTTTGTATAAAGTAGTTTTAGCATTAGTAATATTAATGGTAATACTAGTATTTTCAATTATTGGTATTAAAAGTAGGTCTTCAAAGGAAACATTTTATAATGATGATGTAATATATAAAGGGACAAAAGATACAAAGACCATAGCCTTTGCCTGCAATATTGACTGGGGGGAAGAGCATATACCTAAAATGTTAGATATATTTAAAGAAAATAAAATTAATATAACTTTTTTCCCTACTGGAAGATGGGCGGAAAAAAATCCTGATTTATTAAAAGATATACATAAAAGCGGAAATGAAATAGGTAACCATGGATTTACACATAGAGACTATGATAAACTGGATTATCAGCAAAATAAAGAGGAAATATCAAAGTCCCATGATACTATAAAAGGTATAATAAAGGTAGAGCCTAAACACTTCGCTCCTCCTTCAGGTGCCTTTAATGATAGTACAGTAAAAGCAGCTAAAGAGCTAAATTACAATGTTATTATGTGGAGTGTTGATACTATAGACTGGAGAAAAGACAGTACAAGGGATATAATAGTAGATAGAGTAGTAAGTAAAGCACACAATTCGGCAATAGTATTAATGCATCCTACAGAAGAAACAGTGAAAGCATTACCTATAATGATACAGTCATTAAAAGAAAAAGGATATAAAATTGGGAAGATAAGTGATATTATAGATTAA
- a CDS encoding M16 family metallopeptidase gives MYNKITLDNGLRIVTEYIPHVKSVSIGLWVEAGSRKEETQNNGVTHFIEHMLFKGTESRSAKDIAESIDNIGGQINAFTSKECTCYYAKVLDRHLSTAIEVLSDMFFNSKFDEEEILKEKGVVFEEIKMYEDSPEDLVYDLLSETFFENHPLGLPILGSNQTLSSLNKDDIIDYYKKHYTPENTVISLVGNFDSNEAISLIKNYFDSWESEKKYVQDNGKLKLYPKIISKKKDIEQLHFCLGMEGIPNGDDDLYPLLIANNVFGGGMSSRLFQTIREEKGLVYSIYSYLSTYKDTGLFSIYAGLNPDNLLTASKIIKNNIETIKKSLLSKEEILKSKEQLKGNYILGLESTSSRMTSIGKSELLLGKITSPQEVLDKIDNVSLNDIERVIKKVFDNSKYSITFVGNIKDEERLKNDLEHIFF, from the coding sequence ATGTATAACAAAATTACACTGGATAATGGACTACGCATCGTGACTGAATATATACCTCATGTAAAATCAGTATCTATAGGATTATGGGTAGAGGCAGGATCACGTAAAGAAGAAACACAAAATAATGGAGTTACGCACTTTATAGAACATATGCTATTTAAAGGAACTGAAAGTCGTTCAGCTAAAGATATAGCAGAATCTATAGATAATATTGGAGGACAAATAAACGCATTTACTAGCAAGGAATGTACCTGCTACTATGCAAAAGTTTTAGATAGACATCTTTCTACTGCAATAGAAGTATTATCTGATATGTTCTTTAATTCTAAATTTGACGAAGAAGAAATACTTAAAGAAAAAGGTGTTGTTTTTGAAGAAATAAAAATGTATGAAGATTCTCCAGAAGATTTAGTATATGATTTATTATCTGAAACTTTTTTTGAAAATCACCCTTTAGGATTACCTATACTAGGAAGTAACCAAACTTTAAGTAGTTTAAATAAAGATGATATAATAGATTACTATAAAAAACATTATACACCTGAAAATACTGTGATATCTCTAGTAGGCAACTTTGATAGTAATGAAGCTATAAGCTTAATTAAGAATTATTTTGACAGCTGGGAGTCAGAAAAAAAGTATGTTCAAGATAATGGCAAATTGAAATTATATCCTAAGATTATAAGTAAGAAAAAAGATATTGAACAATTACACTTTTGCTTAGGGATGGAGGGTATACCAAATGGAGATGACGATTTATATCCTCTTTTAATAGCTAATAATGTTTTTGGTGGAGGTATGAGTTCAAGATTGTTTCAAACAATAAGAGAAGAAAAAGGACTTGTATATTCTATATATTCATATTTAAGTACTTATAAAGATACAGGATTATTTTCTATATATGCAGGATTAAATCCTGACAACTTACTAACTGCATCAAAAATCATAAAAAATAATATAGAAACTATTAAAAAAAGTTTGTTGAGTAAAGAAGAAATATTAAAATCTAAAGAACAACTTAAAGGAAACTACATATTAGGGCTTGAGAGTACATCTAGCAGAATGACTTCAATAGGAAAGTCAGAGCTTTTACTTGGCAAGATAACTTCACCACAGGAAGTTCTAGATAAAATAGACAATGTATCTTTGAATGATATAGAGAGAGTTATTAAAAAAGTATTTGATAATAGTAAGTATAGTATAACTTTTGTAGGAAATATAAAAGATGAAGAAAGACTAAAAAATGATCTTGAACATATATTTTTCTAA
- a CDS encoding THUMP domain-containing class I SAM-dependent RNA methyltransferase: MKEIELIATSTFGLESVVKSEIKNLGFDIISVDNGKVVFKGDISSIPKANLWLRSADRVLLKIGEFKALSFEELFEKTKKLPWDEWISEDGKFTVEGKSVKSKLFSISDCQAIVKKSVVEKLKSKYDTEWFKETGPEYTIQVSILKDIATLTIDTSGAGLHKRGYRIKNTEAPIKETLAAAMVMLSFWDKNRILLDPFCGSGTIPIEAALIGKNIAPGLNRDFASEYWPCIDKDIWKKERVKALKSIDQDTELNIYASDIDSNAIEIAKNNAYEAGVDDCINFEIKDILKLNVNKDYGVLICNPPYGERLSNIDKVIELYKILGKKFNKLDTWSKYILTSYEKFEKIYGKDSDKKRKLYNGRIKVDFYQYYGLKPPR, encoded by the coding sequence ATGAAAGAAATAGAACTTATAGCTACTTCAACATTTGGACTAGAGTCTGTAGTAAAAAGTGAAATAAAAAATTTAGGTTTTGATATTATTAGTGTAGATAATGGTAAAGTTGTTTTTAAAGGAGACATATCAAGTATTCCAAAAGCCAACTTATGGCTAAGAAGTGCTGATAGAGTATTATTGAAAATAGGAGAGTTTAAGGCCTTATCTTTTGAGGAACTATTTGAAAAAACGAAAAAACTACCTTGGGATGAATGGATATCTGAAGATGGTAAATTTACAGTAGAAGGTAAATCTGTCAAATCAAAATTATTCAGTATATCTGATTGTCAAGCAATAGTAAAAAAATCAGTAGTAGAAAAGTTAAAATCAAAATATGATACTGAATGGTTTAAAGAAACAGGTCCAGAATATACTATACAAGTATCAATACTTAAAGATATAGCAACTTTAACTATTGATACAAGTGGAGCAGGTCTACATAAAAGAGGCTATAGGATAAAGAACACTGAAGCTCCCATAAAAGAAACTTTAGCAGCAGCTATGGTTATGTTAAGTTTCTGGGACAAGAATAGAATTCTCTTAGATCCTTTCTGTGGGTCTGGAACTATACCTATTGAAGCAGCTCTAATAGGTAAAAACATTGCTCCTGGACTTAATAGAGATTTTGCTTCAGAATACTGGCCTTGTATAGATAAAGATATATGGAAAAAAGAAAGAGTGAAAGCTTTAAAATCTATAGATCAAGATACTGAACTCAACATTTATGCTTCTGATATTGATTCTAATGCTATTGAAATTGCTAAAAATAATGCCTATGAAGCTGGAGTTGACGATTGCATTAACTTTGAAATTAAAGATATTCTTAAGTTAAATGTAAATAAAGATTATGGAGTGCTTATATGTAATCCACCTTATGGAGAAAGGTTAAGTAATATTGATAAAGTTATAGAGTTATATAAAATTTTAGGTAAAAAGTTTAATAAGTTAGATACATGGTCTAAATATATATTAACTTCTTATGAAAAGTTTGAAAAAATATATGGCAAAGATTCAGATAAAAAAAGAAAGCTTTATAATGGAAGAATAAAAGTAGATTTTTATCAATATTATGGATTAAAACCACCTAGATAA
- a CDS encoding CsxC family protein, which produces MSNKQVTYRANRIYPYDNHCRNSVVSCNSSKKSGSSKLNNCVNVESRVIDTCNNIQVQINPITTGAIVKIPVVLAKLTVQFNLASIIDLPEPALEIKDIKKKVKITQCLLLQDTNVLFIKGFVRKNIDYSTKVCSNKEGICGEIHHCTVDIPFECSTPVTFNGNQPLPIINNTSNEFEYFRVEELPNDFAEKDKLLSGDFSEFNQTSTEFFNELPFCELICSKIVEFDEFSNRTYSSKGDLPFEEKFFTKIEEKMVISLTLKILQKQQVAIGPVNS; this is translated from the coding sequence GTGTCCAATAAGCAAGTTACTTATAGAGCAAATCGTATATACCCTTATGATAACCATTGTAGAAATTCTGTAGTTTCTTGTAATAGTTCTAAAAAATCCGGATCATCGAAGTTAAATAATTGTGTTAATGTTGAAAGTAGAGTTATAGACACTTGTAATAATATTCAAGTACAAATAAATCCAATTACAACAGGTGCTATAGTTAAGATACCTGTTGTTTTAGCGAAATTAACAGTGCAATTCAATTTAGCTTCTATTATTGATTTACCTGAACCAGCACTTGAGATTAAAGATATTAAGAAAAAAGTAAAAATAACTCAATGTTTACTTTTACAAGATACTAATGTCTTATTCATTAAAGGATTTGTTCGTAAAAATATTGATTATTCTACAAAAGTATGTTCAAATAAAGAAGGAATATGTGGAGAGATACATCATTGTACAGTTGATATTCCTTTTGAATGTTCAACACCTGTTACTTTTAATGGCAACCAGCCGCTACCTATTATTAATAACACATCAAATGAATTTGAATATTTTAGAGTAGAAGAATTACCAAACGATTTTGCTGAAAAAGATAAATTATTATCTGGAGATTTTTCAGAATTCAACCAAACAAGTACTGAATTTTTTAATGAACTACCGTTTTGTGAATTAATTTGTAGTAAAATTGTTGAGTTCGATGAATTTTCAAATCGTACATATTCATCTAAAGGGGATCTTCCGTTTGAGGAAAAATTTTTCACAAAAATCGAAGAAAAAATGGTTATATCTCTTACTCTTAAGATTTTACAAAAACAACAAGTTGCAATTGGTCCAGTAAATAGTTAA
- a CDS encoding CsxC family protein, with product MNRVNYNVDNVQVFNNPCAANGGAKKADSAKSKKCVDVKGGVIDTCDNSPVPLTPIETGAVAKIPVVLAELTVQFNVTSKIDLPEPALEIKDIKKRVKITQCLLLQNTNVLFIKGFVRKNIQFATKDCSNKKGVCGDIRHCTVDVPFECSTPVTFNGNQPLPVINNTSNEFEYFRVEKLPNNFAEKDKLLSGDFSEFNQTSTEFFNELPFCELICSRIVEFDEFLDRYRPSKGDLPFEEKLFDKIEEKMVIFLTLKILQKQQVAISPTNG from the coding sequence TTGAATAGAGTTAATTATAATGTAGACAATGTACAGGTTTTTAATAATCCTTGTGCTGCTAATGGTGGTGCTAAAAAAGCTGACTCAGCAAAATCAAAAAAATGTGTTGATGTTAAAGGCGGAGTTATAGATACTTGTGATAATAGTCCAGTACCGTTAACTCCAATTGAAACAGGCGCTGTAGCAAAAATACCTGTTGTTTTAGCTGAATTAACAGTTCAATTTAATGTAACATCTAAGATTGATTTACCTGAACCAGCACTTGAAATTAAAGATATTAAGAAAAGAGTAAAAATAACTCAATGTTTGCTTTTACAAAACACTAACGTGTTATTTATTAAAGGATTCGTTCGTAAAAATATTCAGTTTGCTACGAAAGACTGTTCAAATAAAAAAGGTGTATGTGGTGATATCCGTCACTGTACAGTTGATGTTCCTTTTGAATGTTCAACACCTGTTACTTTTAATGGTAACCAGCCACTACCTGTTATTAATAATACGTCAAATGAATTTGAATATTTTAGAGTTGAAAAATTACCAAACAATTTTGCTGAAAAAGATAAATTATTATCAGGAGATTTTTCAGAATTCAATCAAACAAGTACGGAATTCTTCAATGAACTTCCATTCTGTGAATTAATTTGCAGTAGAATCGTTGAATTTGATGAATTCTTAGATCGTTATCGTCCATCTAAAGGAGATCTTCCATTTGAGGAAAAACTATTCGACAAAATTGAAGAAAAAATGGTTATATTCCTTACACTTAAGATCTTGCAAAAACAACAAGTTGCAATTAGCCCAACAAATGGTTAG
- a CDS encoding YlmC/YmxH family sporulation protein, translating into MTLGNLKEEKMKLSDLGGKEIVNLNNGGRLGIIGDSDLLIDKKSGKILALLVPDKNQFRFFGDRDEVEIPWNSVKKIGNDMMIIEIEEEDAGKRTYRR; encoded by the coding sequence ATGACTTTAGGCAACTTAAAAGAAGAGAAAATGAAATTAAGTGACTTAGGGGGGAAAGAAATAGTCAATTTAAATAATGGAGGAAGATTAGGTATAATAGGGGACTCGGATTTGCTTATTGATAAAAAAAGTGGTAAAATTTTAGCGTTATTAGTTCCTGACAAAAATCAGTTTAGATTTTTTGGAGATAGAGATGAAGTAGAGATACCTTGGAACAGTGTAAAAAAAATAGGAAATGATATGATGATAATAGAAATAGAAGAAGAAGATGCAGGTAAGAGGACATATAGGAGATAG
- the dapG gene encoding aspartate kinase translates to MNIIVQKFGGTSVANDQNREKVAQKIINKYNEGYSVVVVVSAIGRSGDPYSTDSLLSLIDKKITKSREIDLLMTCGETISAVVLSNLLTKKGYKNIVLNGYQAGIMTDENFGNAKVLNVSPERIINNLKEKKIVIVTGFQGASINGEVTTLGRGGSDTSAVIIGEALNSEYVEIYTDVDGIMTADPRVVPNAKLLKRMCYLEVYQLAEEGAKVIHPRAVEVAERSNIKLIVRNTLSDCEGTIIAGTNNSLDKSIGEYDQDVISAITYKKERVQIIVKTKEENDDLLTSISDQNVSIDLINIFTDKKIFTINNEDLNIIQDILNKEEYEYEIIEDCCKLSLIGHGMRGIPGVMARIYKSLSDNNIKILQSADSHTTIWCLVRCEDGDNALKVLHEEFQLGR, encoded by the coding sequence ATGAATATTATTGTGCAAAAATTTGGAGGAACATCTGTAGCCAATGATCAAAATAGAGAAAAAGTTGCTCAAAAGATTATAAACAAATATAATGAAGGATATAGTGTTGTAGTTGTTGTATCTGCTATAGGCAGATCAGGAGATCCTTATTCAACAGATTCATTATTAAGTTTAATAGATAAAAAAATCACTAAATCAAGAGAAATAGACTTACTTATGACATGTGGAGAAACAATTTCAGCAGTAGTATTGTCAAATCTATTAACTAAAAAGGGATATAAAAATATTGTGTTAAATGGTTATCAAGCTGGAATAATGACAGATGAGAATTTCGGAAATGCTAAGGTATTAAATGTATCTCCAGAAAGAATAATAAATAACTTAAAGGAAAAGAAAATAGTAATAGTAACAGGATTTCAAGGTGCATCTATAAACGGAGAAGTAACAACATTAGGTAGAGGTGGAAGTGATACAAGTGCAGTAATAATTGGTGAAGCTCTAAATTCTGAATATGTAGAGATATATACAGATGTAGATGGAATAATGACAGCAGATCCTAGAGTGGTACCTAATGCAAAGTTACTTAAAAGAATGTGTTATTTAGAAGTATATCAACTAGCTGAAGAAGGGGCAAAAGTAATACATCCTAGAGCAGTGGAAGTAGCAGAAAGATCAAATATAAAGTTAATAGTAAGAAATACTCTTAGTGACTGTGAAGGAACAATAATTGCTGGTACAAATAATTCTTTAGATAAGTCAATTGGTGAGTATGATCAAGATGTAATATCAGCTATTACCTATAAAAAAGAAAGAGTTCAAATTATAGTTAAAACTAAAGAGGAAAATGACGATCTTTTAACTTCAATATCAGATCAAAATGTAAGTATAGATCTTATAAATATTTTTACAGATAAAAAAATATTTACTATAAATAATGAAGATTTAAACATAATTCAAGATATACTAAATAAAGAAGAATATGAATATGAAATAATAGAAGATTGTTGTAAGTTAAGCTTAATAGGTCATGGTATGAGAGGAATTCCTGGAGTAATGGCTAGAATATACAAATCTCTATCTGATAATAATATAAAAATATTACAATCAGCAGACTCTCATACGACTATATGGTGTTTAGTAAGATGTGAAGATGGAGATAATGCATTAAAGGTATTACATGAAGAGTTTCAGTTAGGGAGATAA